A window of Mangifera indica cultivar Alphonso chromosome 13, CATAS_Mindica_2.1, whole genome shotgun sequence contains these coding sequences:
- the LOC123194634 gene encoding cytoplasmic 60S subunit biogenesis factor REI1 homolog 1-like: MPGLTCNACNKEFGDDAEQKLHYKSDWHRYNLKRKVAGVPGVTEGLFLARQSALAQEKNKLSETPMLYSCGLCGKGYRSSKAHAQHLQSKSHIMRASQGMNYEDSKKVIIKPLPHHAVNKRPPQREADDEESEDEWEEVDQEEELVGEAAKSSTNLNVGSTSDVVMEDEDFEEFDPSCCFMCDVEHETIESCMVHMHKHHGFFIPDVEYLKDPKGLLTYLGLKVKRDFMCLYCNDRCHPFNSLEAVRKHMEAKSHCKVHYGDGGDDEEAELEEFYDYSSSYISEDGKQLVSSNDMGNTVELGGGSELIITRRTDNGVTTKTFGSREYLHYYRQKPRPTPANNMAITAALASRYRSMGLATIQSREQMVRMKVMKEMNRSGVEAMRTKIGMKSNVIRNLPKNVPY, from the exons ATGCCAGGACTCACCTGTAATGCTTGCAACAAAGAATTCGGCGATGACGCCGAGCAGAAGCTTCATTACAAGTCCGATTGGCATCGCTACAATCTCAAACGCAAG GTAGCTGGGGTTCCAGGAGTGACAGAAGGGTTATTTTTGGCTAGACAATCAGCTCTTGCTCAAGAGAAGAATAAGTTGAGTGAGACGCCAATGCTTTATAGTTGTGGGCTTTGTGGAAAGGGGTACAGAAGTTCAAAGGCTCATGCTCAGCATCTTCAATCAAAAAGCCACATCATGCGGGCTTCTCAAGGAATGAATTATGAAGACAGTAAGAAGGTGATAATTAAGCCTCTTCCGCATCATGCTGTGAATAAGCGACCACCTCAAAGAGAGGCCGATGATGAAGAGAGTGAAGATGAATGGGAAGAGGTTGATCAAGAAGAAGAATTGGTTGGTGAGGCTGCAAAGTCCTCGACTAATTTGAATGTGGGATCCACCTCTGATGTTGTCATGGAGGATGAGGACTTTGAGGAGTTCGATCCATCTTGCTGCTTCATGTGTGATGTTGAGCATGAGACAATTGAGAGCTGCATGGTCCACATGCACAAGCACCATGGTTTCTTCATCCCTGATGTTGAGTATTTGAAGGATCCTAAAGGCCTGCTTACTTATCTTGGTCTTAAG GTAAAGAGGGACTTCATGTGTTTGTACTGCAATGACAGATGCCATCCCTTTAACAGCTTAGAAGCAGTTAGGAAGCATATGGAAGCAAAAAGTCATTGCAAGGTACATTATGGTGATGGTGGTGATGATGAGGAGGCAGAGTTAGAAGAGTTTTATGATTATAGCAGCAG TTACATAAGTGAGGATGGTAAACAGTTGGTCTCATCTAATGATATGGGCAACACTGTGGAACTTGGTGGTGGGTCTGAACTTATCATCACCAGGAGAACTGATAATGGAGTAACAACTAAAACATTTGGTTCCCGTGAATATTTGCACTATTATCGCCAGAAGCCACGCCCAACACCTGCAAATAATATGGCCATCACGGCTGCATTGGCCTCAAG GTACAGGAGCATGGGATTAGCAACCATACAATCAAGAGAGCAAATGGTGAGAATGAAGGTGATGAAGGAGATGAATAGATCAGGTGTAGAGGCCATGCGGACAAAGATTGGTATGAAGAGTAATGTCATCCGAAACCTGCCCAAGAATGTCCCATACTAG